The Bdellovibrio sp. NC01 genome includes the window GCTCAAGGGGTGACGTTTGACAAAGCGATGATCGCGGCATTTGAGCAAATGAAGGTCGATCGCAATCTGACGGCGGCCGTGATCGGATCTACGATTCATAATAATAATCCACAATCGGATTTCTTTAATAACGTCATTGTTGAAGATGCATTTCACTCTGTAAAAGCCGTTGGTCATTGGGTGCTTGAAGCCCTTGATGGACTTGATGTTCGCGCCGATTTGGCTGACGTAAAAAATGAAGTTTTGGTTTTGCATGGAGAACACGACAAGCTTCTTCCGCAGGCCGATTCTGAAGCTCTTGCGCAGCTTTTTTCCCGAGGAAAATTTCAAGTTATTGAAGGCCAAGGCCACTGCGCGAACGTTGAATCGCCAGAAAAATTCGTAGCAATTACGAATTCGTTTTTATTTTAGTCTCCATTCGTTTTGCGCCGCAATAAAAGTATCTCGTCGAGGTGAGGTGTAATTTGTTGCGGTCCCTAGCGTTTTCCGGTACTTATCGAACATTATTACAATATTGTGACAAAACTATTTTGCATCCCCTTGGGAGTGTCAGCCTATGTCTGAAAATAGAGATCATTATAATCGTGGTGGATTACTTGCGTTCGGCTTTTCAATGGCCTTCGTATTTGTATTCTTCATTTACATCGTGTTCGTGAACAAGGGTGTGGATCTTGGTGAAAACGTTGTTGATCCAAATGCGGCGAAAGGCCCTGCGGGTCCTGCGTTTGATATCACGACTGTGAAAGAGCCATGGGTTTCTTCTCCTGAATTGGTTGCTTACGGTAAGAAATTCTTCATGACAAACTGTGCGATGTGCCACGGTAACGAAGGTAAAGGTGACGGTGCTGCGGGTGCGGCTTTGAATCCAAAACCACGTAACTTCGTTGAAGGTAAATGGACTCAAGGTGAAGGTATCATCGCTCACTACAAAGTGTTGCAACATGGTATCCCTGGTTCATCAATGGCTGCTTTCGGTCACTTCAAACCAGCTGATCGTTGGGCTGTTCTTCAGTTCATCGAATCTATCACAAATAACAAATCTAAAGACGATCCTGCTAAAGTTGCTGAGTTTGCGAAAACTGCACAGTAATTAGGAAGTTAGTAAATGCTTACGACGAAGCTTGTTTTGAAATCAAAAACAAACGGAGCGGCTCTGCTTACAGCCGCTTTTGTCGTTTTGTTTTCAACAGCTTCTTTTGCCTACAACGGTCCTGAAGCGGGCATGGCTGCAAGTGATAAAGCGCCAGAGCTTCAAGGTATCGGTATCGATGAGCATCTTGGTAAAAAAATCGATTTGAATACTTCGTTCAAAGACGAAAACGGACAAACAGTAACATTGGGTTCTTACTTTGATGGTAAACACCCAGTGATTATCTCGCCTGTGTATTTTGCTTGTCCTGGTCTTTGCAACTTCCATCTTAACGGTTTGACTGATGCTCTTAAGCTTATGGACAAAGAGTGGACGGTCGGCAAGAAATACAAAATCTTGTCTGTGAGTTTCGATTCGAAAGAAACTCCGGATCTCGCTTTACATAAAAAAGACACTTACATGAAGTTGTATGGTCGCGAAGGTGCAGAAAAATCTTGGCACTTCCTTACTGGCAACGAAGCTTCTGTTCAAGCAATCACAAAAGAACTTGGTTTTAAATTCAGATGGGATGAGCAATCTAAAGAGTGGGCACATGCTTCAGCAGCAGTTGTGATCTCTCCAGATGGCACAATTTCCCGCTACCTTCCTGGGATCATGTTTCAACCTCAGGATATCAAAATCGCATTGAATGAAGCAGCGGAAGGCAAGATTGGTTCTTTCGTAGATTCTTTAGTGCTCTATTGTTTTAAGTATGACCCACATCAGAGCAAATTCGTGTTAGCTGCCGTTCAAGTTATGAAACTTGGTGGCGCATTGATGGTTCTGTTGATGGTTTTATGGTTATTGCCGGTTTATATCCGCTCGCGCAGAGCTAAGAATAATTCGGCGGGGAGATAAAGGTACATGATGTGGTTTAATTTAGCGAAGGCCCAATCCTTCATGCCAACAGAAGGGACCGAGATTGCCAAGCAGGTGGACAATCTTTATGGTTTCTTGCTGATTACAAGTTTCATCGCCTGCGTGCTCGTTATCGGCGGCATGATCTACTTCGTTTATAAATATAAACGTAAGTCAGACAACGACAAAACAGCATACATCTCTCACAACACAGCGTTGGAGTTCTTGTGGTCATTCATTCCACTTGTGATCTTCTTGGCGGTGTTCGCTTGGGGTTGGTACATCTACCACGGCATGAGAACTATGCCGAAGAATGCTCTAGAGATTAACGTTCTTGGTAAACAATGGGCTTGGGAAATCGAATACAAAAACGGTTTCAAAGCAGTTAACGAAGTTGTTGTTCCAGTAAACACAGACGTTAAACTTCTTTTGACTTCTCAAGACGTGATCCACTCTTTCTTCGTACCAAGCTTCCGTATCAAACAAGACGCGGTTCCAGGTCGTTACACAGCTTTATGGTTCAATGCGACTAAATTGGGTGAATTCCATATCTTCTGCGCAGAATATTGCGGAACTTCTCACTCAGGCATGATCGGTAAATTGCGTGTTGTAACTCAAGAAGAGTTCAACAAGTACCTTGAAGAGGGACAAGAAGAAGGCCAACTTCCATTGGCTAAACGTGGTGAAAAGCTTTTTGCTTTGAAAGCCTGCGCATCTTGCCACTCTGTTGATAGCCCTGCTGTAAAAGTAGGTCCTTCATTGTTCAAAAAATTCGGAACGGAAGAAGTTCTTGAAGGCGGCGCAAAAGTGGTGGTTGACGAAAACTATCTTCGTGAATCGATCCTTCAGCCAAATGCGAAGATCGTGAATGGCTTCCCTCACGGTGTGATGCCAACGTTCCAAGGTCAAATTAACGAAAACGAGCTAAACGCACTTGTTGAGTACGTTAAAAGCTTGAGTGGTAAATAAGGAGAGTAGCTAATGGGAAATCATTCATCAGCTGCCGGCGAAAATTATTTGAATCATGAAAAAGGCTTGTGGTCTTGGTTGACGACTGTCGACCATAAACGTATCGGCCTTATGTACATGATCACAGTTATGTTCTTCTTCTTGGTGGGCGGTATCATGGCCCTTCTACTTCGTTTGGAACTTTTTGCTCCAAATACAGTACAAGGTGTTGGCCAAGTTTTGAAAAACGGCGATATCTACAACCAAGTTCTTACGTACCACGGTGCGATCATGGTCTTCATGGTTATCGTTCCTGGTATCCCTGCGATCCTTGGTAACTTCTTCCTTCCAATTCACTTGGGTGCGAAGGACGTTGCGTTCCCGAAAATCAATCTTCTAAGCTGGTACTGCTTCATGGCGGGTGCGGCTTTGGCGATTGCAACTTTCTTCACGCACAAGATTGATACAGGTTGGACGTTCTATACTCCGTACTCTATCCGTACTGGTACATCGACTGTGTTGATGGTTCTTGGTGCGTTCATCATGGGTATGTCGTCAGTATTGACGGGTTTGAACTTCATCGTAACGGTTCACAAATTGAGAGCTCCAGGTATGACAATGCACCGTATGCCATTGTTCGTATGGGCGCTTTACTCAACTGCGATCCTTCAGATGTTGGCGACTCCGGTTCTTGCGATCACATTGTTGTTGTTGGCTGCTGAGAAAATCTTCGGTGTTGGTATCTTCGATCCAGCGCTTGGTGGTGACCCGGTATTGTTCCAACATTTCTTCTGGTTCTATTCGCATCCAGCGGTTTACATCATGATCCTTCCAGCAATGGGTATCGTGTCTGAGCTGATCGCGACGTTCTCTAGAAAAGTGATCTTCGGTTACACGGCGATTGCTTACTCTTCACTAGGTATCGCAGCGGTGTCCTTCTTCGTTTGGGGTCACCATATGTTCGTATCTGGTCAATCAGCAACTGCAGGTATCATCTTCTCGTTCATCACGATGCTAGTTGGTGTTCCTACAGCGATCAAAATGTTCAACTGGGTAGCGACAATCTACAAAGGTTCAGTACGTTTTGATTCTCCAATGTTGTTCGCTTTGGGCTTCTTGTTCTTGTTCGCCATCGGTGGTGTGACAGGTATCATGCTAGCAGTTCTTCCAATCGACGTTCACTTCCACGATACTTACTTCGTGGTAGCTCACTTCCACTACGTAATGGTGGGTGGTACTTTGATGGCGTTGATGGGTGGTTTCTACTACTGGTTCCCAAAAATGTTCGGCAAGATGTTCAACGAATCACTAGCTCGCTTGTCTTTCGTGTTCATCTTCGTTGGTTTCAACGTGACGTTCTTCCCTCAATTCGTATTGGGTGCGATGGGTATGCCACGTCGTTACTTCGACTACATCCCTGCATACGAAACTTTGAATAAGATTTCGACTGTAGGTTCTTGGTTGATTCTAACTGGTTTCTTGTTCGGTCTTTACACAATCGTTCAAGGTATCAGAAAAGGTGAGAAAGCTCCGATGAACCCTTGGGGTGCAAAAACTCTTGAGTGGCAAACGTCTTCTCCACCTCCTCACTTTAACTTTGATGTTGAACCAGTAGTAACTGCGGGGCCTTATGAGTACAGATAACGTAGCACATCCACATTCAGCTCACGTGTCACATCACTTTAAAGATGCGACACAAGAGTACGACAGCGGTAAGCAAGGTATTTGGTTGTTCATGGTAACTGAGATCCTGATGTTCGGTGCGATCTTGGTTGGCTATGGTATCTTCCACGTTCTTTATCCTGCGATGTTCGCTGAAGGCGCAAGAGAGTTAGATTGGAGATTGGGTTTCGTAAATACCCTTGTTCTTATCTTCTCTTCTTTCACAATGGCTCTTTCGATCCAATTGATCCAAAGAAATAAAACGAAGCAAGCGGCTCTTGCCTTGGCAACGACTGTTCTTTGCGGCGCGATTTTCATGGTGATCAAATACTTCGAGTGGACTCATAAATTCCATTTGGGTTTCTACCCAGGTCGTTTCTTAGACGTAGCTAAAACTCACGCTGAGCATGCGAACCTTGGTATGTACTTCGGATTCTACTACTGCATGACAGGTCTTCACGGTCTTCACGTATTGATCGGTATGGGCTTGATCGTATGGTTGTTGATCAGAACGATCCGCGGTGATTTCCACTCTCAATACTGGATCCCGGTAGAGGGCGTTGGTATCTTCTGGCATATCGTCGACTTGATCTGGATCTTCCTATTCCCTCTTCTTTATTTGGTGGGTTAAACATGGCAAGCAATCATAACGAAAAAAACGATCTTAACGTTCTTCACCCGCACATCTCTCCAACTTCAATGTACTTGAAAGTTGCAGCAGCTTTGTTCGCGTTGACGATCTTGACTGTCGTAGCTCACCAATTCCATGAAGCTTTGGGATCATTTGCTGGTCCAATCGCGTTTGCAATTGCAGCGGTAAAAGCGTGTCTTGTTCTTTTGTACTTCATGCACTTGAAGGACGATAACAACATGAACCGCGCGATCTTTGCTTCTGGTTTCTTCTTCCTAGTAGTTCTTCTCCTCTTTAGCGTGATCGATATCGCGACTCGCGTTCTTGAGGTTAGTCCTCTATAAGACCGTGTTAAAAACATACGCGGATCTTACTAAGTTTGGCATAGTCGTTTTTTCAGTTCTGACGGGACTGGCCGGCTATGCCACTGGTTTTCAAATCGAACACTCCTTTGACTGGAAAATCTTTCTTGAAACCTTGCTTGGGATTTATTTCCTAAGCTCTGGTTCATTGGCGTTGAACCAAGTTCAAGATTGGAAGCTTGATCAAAAGATGGCGCGCACTTCAAAGCGTCCCATTGCCTCTGGAAAAATCAAACCTGCTGCCGGTGGAATTCTTTCCGTTGCATTTATCTTTGTTGGTTTGCAGTTGTTGTTTGGTATCGAGCCTGTTGCGGGTTGGGTAGGACTTGTTTGCGTTGTGTTCTACAACGGACCGTACACTCTTTATTTGAAAAAGAAATGGGCTTACGGAGCTGTTCCTGGTGCGTTCCCTGGTGCTTTGCCAGTGACGATCGGCTATGCGGCAGCGAATCCTGATATCTTTAATTCTGAATCGTTGTACTTGTTCTTAATCATGTTCTTGTGGCAAATGCCGCACTTCTGGGTTTTGGCGATTAAGTACAAAGACGACTATGCAGCGGGTGGCATTCCTGTTTTGCCTGTGGCCAAAGGTTTGAAAGAAACTCTTTTCCAAATCAATTTGTACACGTTGGCATATGTCGGTGTTGCGGTGGCGGCGCCATTGTTCGTTCACGCAAGCTGGTTGTATGTGTTGTTAACGGTGCCGTTCGTATTCAAAGTCTTGCAAGAGGCTTATCGTTATACAAAATCAAATGCGCAAGAGCGTTTCCTTGCGTTCTTCATGTGGTTGAACGTTTCGATGCTGGTGTTTTTAGTGATCCCAGTAATCGACAAATGGAACTTCCTCTTCATCGGTTCCAATTAAAAAAAAGGCGGTCTTGAAACCGCCTTTTTTTATTTCGCGCGAAGCTCTTCGGGTGTGTCGATTTGTCGACTGAAGTGTGCCTTCATAAATTCCGGATGCTTGTGGCAATTGTCGTAGATTTTTCTGATCGTTGGATACGGAGTTAAATCCGTGTTGAAACGCTGACACGTAATGATCTGTGGATACAGATAAATATCTGCCATTGTCAGTTGGTCGCCGATGCAGTACGTGCCTGACGTCTGTGACAACACTTTTTCCAATGCGACTAATCCCTCGCCAATCCAGCGTTGGAACCATTGATTCTTTTGTTCTTCACTTAGACCATAGTCCTTGATCAACGCTTTTGTGATCTTCAAATTTCCATAAGGATGCATCGAAGAATTTACGATTTCACAAATTTGGCGCATGCGTGCTTTTAGGTAAGCGTCTTTTGGTTGTAATGCGGGTTCTGGTTTTAGATCTTCCAAGTACCACAAGATTGCAGAGGAATCTGGGATCACCTTACCGTCATGAACTAATGTGGGAATACCGCCCATGGGATTAAGCGCTCTGTACTCTGCAGAATGCTGTTCATCCTTCAAAAGATTGATGGGTTTGTATTCGAAGGCGATGCCTTTAAGATTCAAAGCTACGCGCGCACGGAAGGAAGTCGAGCTTCGAAAGTAGTTGTAAAGTACAAAAGAGGACATATACACTGACTCCTGTTGATCTGAGTCATTTCAGTCCCGTTTTCACTCTCAGTCAAAGGACTTTTCTATGCCGAGTAGATTTATCTTTTCACTGCGCTTTTCAAGCAAAGTATTCGTAAAACTTTTGAAGCTGTCCATTGCCATGATTTTCTTCATGACTTTGTTCCGCATGAATTTGTTTTTCTTGAACGTTTATTACGTTTTGCCGGATTTGAATTTTACCGAGATCATGCAGTCGTTCTTTGCGGGTTTGCGTTTTGATATTTTGATCTTCGGCTTCTTATTTATCCCGGTTTATTTCTTCATCATGTTGCAAGCGGTGTGGGAGAAGTGGCCTCAAAAGTTATTCTTGGTTTATAAAACTTATTTCGGCATCGCGTGGATTTTGATCTGCTGTCTGACGTTCATTGATTTCTTCTATTTCGTGCATCACGGAAAAAGAATGCGCTTCGCTGAATACTCTTCATGGACACCAGAAGTAACTTTAGAGCAGGCGAAGGCTTTGCAAATTAATCAGATCGTCGTGTTTACAATTATTTCGATCGTGCTTTTAGTGTTGGGTCACATGTTGATCAAATCATTGAAATTTGGCGAATGGAAAGATGAGTACTCTCCGCATCCAGCCAAAAAGGGCGAGATGGCCTTACGTATCTTGGTGCCTCTAGTACTTATTGTTTTGGCTGCTCGTGGCACAGTGGAAGCGCATCACCTTGCGTTGGAACATAGCGAAGTCTCAAACAGCAAAGAGCTGAATGAAATGGCTCTTAATGCCGTGTGGTGTTTTGATAAATAAGCAAAAATATGAAACTATGAATCCTTCAGGAGGATTTTTATGAATAAGCTGATTCTTTCAGTTTTACTTGTTTTGGGATCTATTTCTTCTGTAGCAATGGCTGACGTTGATTACGGTCTTGAAGTAGGTATTCGTTCGCAGTCAGGTGATGCTGATGCAACGGGCTCTTCAACGACTTCACAAACAGCCATTCAATTCGGTGGCATTATTCACTATCCGATCTCAGGTGGCTGGCACATTCGTTCGGGTATGCTTTATACACAAAGACCGTTGATCGTTAAAACATCTGGTTCAACTGTTGAAAATAAAGTTTCAATGAACTACTTGGATGTACCAGTTGCGATCATGTACAAGTTCGAAGACTACGCGGGCATTTTCGGTGGCGTATCTCTGGGTATGAACTTGGATAAATCTTGTGATGCTCCAAACTGTGTGGTGACGGATGTTAAAACTCCGATCTTGCCGTTTATCTTCGGTGCAAGCTTTAAGTTTGCTCCGCAATTGGGTGCGACTATTTACTTTGAAAGCTATGGCGACACTGTCGCGAAATCACCACCAGACAACTTGAAAAATTACAGAGCTGTCGGTGCGAATTTGTTGATTACTTTTAACTAGGATTTTTCGTGAAACTTGGATCTTTGAAATCGAAAGAAAGCTTGGACGGCGTATTGTGCGTCGTTAGCCGTGATTTAAAAACAGCCGTGAAGGTTCCGCAGATTGCTGCGAATCTTCGCGAAGCAATGGAAAAATGGAGCGAAAACCAAGCTGCTCTAGAAAAAGTTTATTCTGATCTGAATGAAGGCAAAGCGGCTGGTTCTTTCGCAGTAAACGAACAAGATTTCCATTCAGCGTTGCCACGCACGTGGTTGTTCGCTGATGGTTCGGCGTTTATCTATCACATCAAGCTTGTGCGTATGGCGCGCAAAGCTCCACTTCCAGAAACTTTGACGACTGTGCCTTTGATGTATCAAGGCGAGTGCGGTCAATTCTTGGCTCCGACGGAAGAGATTCCTCAGCGTGACGTTGCTCACGGTACGGACTTCGAAGGTGAAGTGGGAATCATCACTGATTTTGTTCCAATGGGTGTGACTCCTGATCAGGCATTGAAACACATCAAACTTTTTGTGTTGATCAATGACGTGTCTTTGCGCGGTTTGATTCCTGAAGAATTGGCAGGCGGTTTCGGCTTCTTCCAAAGTAAACCAGCTTCTGCATTGTCACCATTTGCTGTGACGGCTGATGAATTGGGCGAAGCTTACAAAGAAGGTCGTGTTCATTTGCCATTAAACGTTGATTACAACGGTAAGTTCTTTGGTAAAGCGAATGCAGGTGCGATGCATTTCCATTTCGGTCAGTTGATCGCTCACGCAGCGAAAACTAGAAACTTGGCAGCAGGCACAGTTATCGGCAGCGGTACGGTTTCAAACGATGATCACAGTACAGGTTCAAGTTGTTTGGCGGAAGTGCGCATGATCGAAACGATCGAGACAGGCGAAATCAAAACGCCGTTCATGAAAGCGGGCGACACTGTTGAAATGAAAATGTTCAACGAAAAGGGTGAAAACGTTTTCGGAAGAATCTTCCAAAAAGTAAAAGCTGTCCAATAGACAGCTTCATCTAAAGTTAGAAATTAAAAAGCCCACTGTTGAAGTGGGCTTTTTTTTATTACATCGCTTCGATCACGCCGCAAAGAACGCGTGGACCAGAATTACCTGCTGGTTGCGATTTCAAATCATCTTTACCTTGGTGAACGATGATTGATTTACCAACGATACCGTTTGGACCTGGGCCCAAATCAATGCCTTCTACGTTGATAGTCACAGTTGCTTTACCTTTACGGTCAACCATGATGTTACCCATATCGCCAGCATGTGAGCCTGTACCAGGAGCACCGTGTTTTACGCCAGTTGGATTGAAGTGACCACCTGCTGCAGAGAAATCTTTACCAGAGCAGTCGCCTTTTTCATGAATATGGAAACCATGAGGACCTGGTTTCAAACCTTCTACCATAACTTCCACTGTCATATGACCTGGAGTTGCTTCAGTAAGGTGAACCATGCCTTTTTGTTTTGTACCTTTAGCAGCTTTCAACACAGCTTGAGCTTTTGTTGGAGCTGGAGGAGGTGGTGGTGTTGCTGGAGCAACAGGCTCCACAGGTTTTTGTGCGCAAGCACCAAGTGCGAAAGTAAGAAGGACAGCAGATGCGAATTGTTTCATGTATAACTCCTTGTTGTTTACATGAAATTTATCTTACAAGTCTGCGCTTCGCTGTCACTATTGATTTGTCATATGACGGATAATCTCGACTGATAAAAAAGTAATAGTATAGAACCACAAGACCGCTCTACCGATTCTGATTTTCGAGGCCAGTATATTAGTATTTGACGTCATAGGTCCTCCTTAACTTTTTTTAGTATCTCACGGTCTTTTGCTATTGGGCCAATCGATATTATCTAACTCAACTATAGAATATTGTTATTGGGCACTCTGCCGAAGGTCTCATTTTCAGCCTTCTAAAATCTCGATATGAAATAGTGTATGGGGAGGTAGGGATGAATACTATTACGACGAATAAAACGGCGGTCGCTCTCAGCAAGACTTTAGCTGAGGAGTACGTCTTGTTATTGAAAACACAGAACTTTCACTGGAATG containing:
- the cyoE gene encoding heme o synthase; translated protein: MLKTYADLTKFGIVVFSVLTGLAGYATGFQIEHSFDWKIFLETLLGIYFLSSGSLALNQVQDWKLDQKMARTSKRPIASGKIKPAAGGILSVAFIFVGLQLLFGIEPVAGWVGLVCVVFYNGPYTLYLKKKWAYGAVPGAFPGALPVTIGYAAANPDIFNSESLYLFLIMFLWQMPHFWVLAIKYKDDYAAGGIPVLPVAKGLKETLFQINLYTLAYVGVAVAAPLFVHASWLYVLLTVPFVFKVLQEAYRYTKSNAQERFLAFFMWLNVSMLVFLVIPVIDKWNFLFIGSN
- the maiA gene encoding maleylacetoacetate isomerase — its product is MSSFVLYNYFRSSTSFRARVALNLKGIAFEYKPINLLKDEQHSAEYRALNPMGGIPTLVHDGKVIPDSSAILWYLEDLKPEPALQPKDAYLKARMRQICEIVNSSMHPYGNLKITKALIKDYGLSEEQKNQWFQRWIGEGLVALEKVLSQTSGTYCIGDQLTMADIYLYPQIITCQRFNTDLTPYPTIRKIYDNCHKHPEFMKAHFSRQIDTPEELRAK
- a CDS encoding fumarylacetoacetate hydrolase family protein, whose product is MKLGSLKSKESLDGVLCVVSRDLKTAVKVPQIAANLREAMEKWSENQAALEKVYSDLNEGKAAGSFAVNEQDFHSALPRTWLFADGSAFIYHIKLVRMARKAPLPETLTTVPLMYQGECGQFLAPTEEIPQRDVAHGTDFEGEVGIITDFVPMGVTPDQALKHIKLFVLINDVSLRGLIPEELAGGFGFFQSKPASALSPFAVTADELGEAYKEGRVHLPLNVDYNGKFFGKANAGAMHFHFGQLIAHAAKTRNLAAGTVIGSGTVSNDDHSTGSSCLAEVRMIETIETGEIKTPFMKAGDTVEMKMFNEKGENVFGRIFQKVKAVQ
- the coxB gene encoding cytochrome c oxidase subunit II; this translates as MMWFNLAKAQSFMPTEGTEIAKQVDNLYGFLLITSFIACVLVIGGMIYFVYKYKRKSDNDKTAYISHNTALEFLWSFIPLVIFLAVFAWGWYIYHGMRTMPKNALEINVLGKQWAWEIEYKNGFKAVNEVVVPVNTDVKLLLTSQDVIHSFFVPSFRIKQDAVPGRYTALWFNATKLGEFHIFCAEYCGTSHSGMIGKLRVVTQEEFNKYLEEGQEEGQLPLAKRGEKLFALKACASCHSVDSPAVKVGPSLFKKFGTEEVLEGGAKVVVDENYLRESILQPNAKIVNGFPHGVMPTFQGQINENELNALVEYVKSLSGK
- the ctaD gene encoding cytochrome c oxidase subunit I gives rise to the protein MGNHSSAAGENYLNHEKGLWSWLTTVDHKRIGLMYMITVMFFFLVGGIMALLLRLELFAPNTVQGVGQVLKNGDIYNQVLTYHGAIMVFMVIVPGIPAILGNFFLPIHLGAKDVAFPKINLLSWYCFMAGAALAIATFFTHKIDTGWTFYTPYSIRTGTSTVLMVLGAFIMGMSSVLTGLNFIVTVHKLRAPGMTMHRMPLFVWALYSTAILQMLATPVLAITLLLLAAEKIFGVGIFDPALGGDPVLFQHFFWFYSHPAVYIMILPAMGIVSELIATFSRKVIFGYTAIAYSSLGIAAVSFFVWGHHMFVSGQSATAGIIFSFITMLVGVPTAIKMFNWVATIYKGSVRFDSPMLFALGFLFLFAIGGVTGIMLAVLPIDVHFHDTYFVVAHFHYVMVGGTLMALMGGFYYWFPKMFGKMFNESLARLSFVFIFVGFNVTFFPQFVLGAMGMPRRYFDYIPAYETLNKISTVGSWLILTGFLFGLYTIVQGIRKGEKAPMNPWGAKTLEWQTSSPPPHFNFDVEPVVTAGPYEYR
- a CDS encoding cytochrome c, whose amino-acid sequence is MSENRDHYNRGGLLAFGFSMAFVFVFFIYIVFVNKGVDLGENVVDPNAAKGPAGPAFDITTVKEPWVSSPELVAYGKKFFMTNCAMCHGNEGKGDGAAGAALNPKPRNFVEGKWTQGEGIIAHYKVLQHGIPGSSMAAFGHFKPADRWAVLQFIESITNNKSKDDPAKVAEFAKTAQ
- a CDS encoding cytochrome C oxidase subunit IV family protein, giving the protein MASNHNEKNDLNVLHPHISPTSMYLKVAAALFALTILTVVAHQFHEALGSFAGPIAFAIAAVKACLVLLYFMHLKDDNNMNRAIFASGFFFLVVLLLFSVIDIATRVLEVSPL
- a CDS encoding alpha/beta fold hydrolase; this translates as MMINYEIIEGVVPENVLFVHGNLASNRWWYPATEVWKKQAAGKKLPGSLIFAEFRGCGKSSAPKDSSEVNMHTFAQDFISLVKKLDRGPVHLVGHSTGGLIVALMLAKEPTLFKKAILLDPVGAQGVTFDKAMIAAFEQMKVDRNLTAAVIGSTIHNNNPQSDFFNNVIVEDAFHSVKAVGHWVLEALDGLDVRADLADVKNEVLVLHGEHDKLLPQADSEALAQLFSRGKFQVIEGQGHCANVESPEKFVAITNSFLF
- a CDS encoding superoxide dismutase family protein, with the protein product MKQFASAVLLTFALGACAQKPVEPVAPATPPPPPAPTKAQAVLKAAKGTKQKGMVHLTEATPGHMTVEVMVEGLKPGPHGFHIHEKGDCSGKDFSAAGGHFNPTGVKHGAPGTGSHAGDMGNIMVDRKGKATVTINVEGIDLGPGPNGIVGKSIIVHQGKDDLKSQPAGNSGPRVLCGVIEAM
- a CDS encoding SCO family protein, with translation MLTTKLVLKSKTNGAALLTAAFVVLFSTASFAYNGPEAGMAASDKAPELQGIGIDEHLGKKIDLNTSFKDENGQTVTLGSYFDGKHPVIISPVYFACPGLCNFHLNGLTDALKLMDKEWTVGKKYKILSVSFDSKETPDLALHKKDTYMKLYGREGAEKSWHFLTGNEASVQAITKELGFKFRWDEQSKEWAHASAAVVISPDGTISRYLPGIMFQPQDIKIALNEAAEGKIGSFVDSLVLYCFKYDPHQSKFVLAAVQVMKLGGALMVLLMVLWLLPVYIRSRRAKNNSAGR
- a CDS encoding cytochrome c oxidase subunit 3 family protein, whose protein sequence is MSTDNVAHPHSAHVSHHFKDATQEYDSGKQGIWLFMVTEILMFGAILVGYGIFHVLYPAMFAEGARELDWRLGFVNTLVLIFSSFTMALSIQLIQRNKTKQAALALATTVLCGAIFMVIKYFEWTHKFHLGFYPGRFLDVAKTHAEHANLGMYFGFYYCMTGLHGLHVLIGMGLIVWLLIRTIRGDFHSQYWIPVEGVGIFWHIVDLIWIFLFPLLYLVG
- a CDS encoding outer membrane beta-barrel protein encodes the protein MNKLILSVLLVLGSISSVAMADVDYGLEVGIRSQSGDADATGSSTTSQTAIQFGGIIHYPISGGWHIRSGMLYTQRPLIVKTSGSTVENKVSMNYLDVPVAIMYKFEDYAGIFGGVSLGMNLDKSCDAPNCVVTDVKTPILPFIFGASFKFAPQLGATIYFESYGDTVAKSPPDNLKNYRAVGANLLITFN